One genomic segment of Hemibagrus wyckioides isolate EC202008001 linkage group LG08, SWU_Hwy_1.0, whole genome shotgun sequence includes these proteins:
- the armc10 gene encoding armadillo repeat-containing protein 10 translates to MKYYSYFTMGEDGVLQKLGNMKAFLGIVAGAGASYGLYKMLLRACREDPERKKIKAKESGKIQPGSLMDKVSGFNVVSGNMSTEVASSEVFSKSPSSLEPRHLSMLLSLVQSSPSPTERKQVLITLGNAAAFTVNQDLLREFGGLHIIASFLSDPEPDVRVQTLNALNNLSMNIRNQEQLKIYVPSVLELIEMSPVNSDLQLAALRLLTNLTVTDNHQHLLKSSITLLLSLLVVSNSVLQIQALKVLVNLSSNPDIMDDIVQAQAPASLVLLFDCCTNTEVLLRLLVFMGNLRAWRPSAQVAEALRRQPDSLYCVLLDSSSQIHSRLPLLLSHPDGEVRAQVVRLLA, encoded by the exons ATGAAATATTACAGTTATTTCACGATGGGAGAGGACGGGGTATTACAAAAGCTGGGTAATATGAAGGCTTTTTTGGGCATCGTAGCAGGAGCAGGAGCTTCGTATGGACTGTACAAAATGTTACTGCGCGCCTGCagagaagatccagagagaaagaaaataaaggcgAAAGAAAGTGGGAAGATCCAGCCAGGAAGTCTGATGGACAAAGTGTCTGGATTTAATGTCGTTAGTGGGAATATGAGCACAGAGGTTGCATCAA GTGAAGTGTTCTCCAAATCCCCCAGCAGTCTGGAGCCTCGACACCTCAGCATGCTCCTCTCTCTTGTACAGAGCAGCCCGAGCCCAACCGAGAGAAAACAAGTCCTTATCACTTTAGGAAACGCTGCAGCTTTTACGGTGAACCAG GATCTCCTTCGTGAATTTGGAGGTCTTCACATCATCGCCAGCTTTCTTTCAGACCCTGAACCTGATGTCAGAGTGCAGACTCTTAATGCCTTAAATAACCTGAGCATGAACATCCGCAATCAAGAGCAGCTGAAG ATCTATGTTCCATCAGTGTTGGAGCTGATTGAGATGTCCCCTGTGAACTCGGACCTTCAGCTGGCAGCACTGAGGTTACTGACGAATCTGACCGTCACAGATAATCATCAGCATTTACTGAAGAGCTCCATCACGCTCCTCCTGTCACTGCTTGTAGTGAGCAACAGCGTTCTTCAG ATCCAGGCTTTAAAGGTCCTGGTCAATTTATCATCTAATCCAGACATAATGGACGACATAGTGCAAGCCCAG GCTCCTGCCTCGCTGGTGCTCCTCTTTGATTGCTGCACAAACACAGAAGTGCTCCTTCGTCTTCTGGTCTTCATGGGGAACCTGCGGGCCTGGAGACCATCTGCACAGGTGGCTGAAGCTCTGAGAAGGCAACCGGACTCGCTCTACTGCGTGCTGCTAGACAGCTCCTCTCAGATACACAGCAGACTCCCTCTGCTCCTCTCTCACCCCGACGGAGAGGTCAGAGCTCAGGTGGTGCGGCTCCTCGCTTAA
- the fam185a gene encoding protein FAM185A isoform X1 has product MRHGLFYGIIRLKYPRECLRHSSFRLSRSFSDAANEPLKRWTFTVSPFIKISCHVHCSVSVQPLDAHAFPGADQVFVAVHGRSADDVTALDTVQVHYDDQSKELQVISHETITTDLSIDLTAPVKSDLCVVSCGNGSVNIQNMESDLCQVETEKGHCILQSIKCHKVQVRSSGGNITGMGTIHGDVEIITAGPSRVDIKKVQGTSMNLSTEHGPLNVKAIYAESSAVASSSGKIHIGHVHGEAFVRSNTGDIIIDSSSGFLTAHTDAGNIDAYVSQTGTAELHTKQGAVSVRVPSTLKAWVRLCGMTVDASSEIAQETQIQSSDGKTVLTGPLNGGTQEDCWISATADRGAVDVKTQSWFETLKLGS; this is encoded by the exons ATGAGACACGGGTTGTTCTACGGAATTATCCGTTTAAAATATCCGCGAGAATGTTTAAGACACTCTTCTTTTCGGCTTTCTCGGTCTTTTTCGGACGCCGCTAACGAGCCATTGAAACGGTGGACTTTTACAGTCAGCCCTTTTATTAAAATTAGTTGCCATGTGCACTGCAGTGTCTCAGTACAGCCCCTGGACGCACACGCATTTCCGGGAGCAGATCAGGTGTTTGTTGCTGTACACGGGCGCAGCGCTGATGACGTCACCGCACTGGACACCGTTCAGGTGCACTATGATGATCAGAGCAAGGAGCTACAAGTCATCAGCCACGAGACCATCACTACTGACCTGTCTATAGACCTCACAGCTCCTGTaaaaagtg ACCTTTGTGTTGTTAGTTGTGGGAATGGCAGTGTGAATATCCAGAACATGGAAAGTGATCTATGTCAAGTAGAGACAGAGAAAGGTCACTGCATCCTTCAGTCAATCAAG TGTCACAAAGTGCAGGTACGGTCTAGTGGGGGAAACATCACGGGTATGGGCACCATccatggagatgtggagataaTCACCGCTGGACCCAGT AGAGTTGATATTAAGAAGGTCCAGGGAACATCCATGAATTTGTCCACAGAACATGGTCCACTAAATGTGAAAGCCATTTATGCTGAGTCCAGTGCTGTGGCTTCCTCTTCAGGGAAAATCCATATTGGGCATGTACACG GTGAAGCATTTGTGAGGAGTAACACAGGAGATATCATTATAG ACAGCTCTAGTGGTTTCCTAACAGCTCACACTGATGCTGGAAATATTGATGCCTATGTGAGCCAAACAGGAACAGCAGAACTTCATACAAAACAAG gTGCTGTGAGCGTCCGTGTGCCGTCCACTTTAAAGGCCTGGGTGCGCTTGTGTGGAATGACAGTGGATGCCAGTTCAGAGATTGCTCAGGAGACACAAATCCAATCCTCTGATGGAAAAACTGTACTAACTG GGCCGCTGAATGGTGGCACTCAGGAGGACTGCTGGATCAGTGCCACTGCTGACAGAGGCGCCGTGGACGTCAAGACCCAGAGCTGGTTTGAGACACTTAAACTGGGGAGCTGA
- the fam185a gene encoding protein FAM185A isoform X2: MRHGLFYGIIRLKYPRECLRHSSFRLSRSFSDAANEPLKRWTFTVSPFIKISCHVHCSVSVQPLDAHAFPGADQVFVAVHGRSADDVTALDTVQVHYDDQSKELQVISHETITTDLSIDLTAPVKSDLCVVSCGNGSVNIQNMESDLCQVETEKGHCILQSIKCHKVQVRSSGGNITGMGTIHGDVEIITAGPSRVDIKKVQGTSMNLSTEHGPLNVKAIYAESSAVASSSGKIHIGHVHDSSSGFLTAHTDAGNIDAYVSQTGTAELHTKQGAVSVRVPSTLKAWVRLCGMTVDASSEIAQETQIQSSDGKTVLTGPLNGGTQEDCWISATADRGAVDVKTQSWFETLKLGS, translated from the exons ATGAGACACGGGTTGTTCTACGGAATTATCCGTTTAAAATATCCGCGAGAATGTTTAAGACACTCTTCTTTTCGGCTTTCTCGGTCTTTTTCGGACGCCGCTAACGAGCCATTGAAACGGTGGACTTTTACAGTCAGCCCTTTTATTAAAATTAGTTGCCATGTGCACTGCAGTGTCTCAGTACAGCCCCTGGACGCACACGCATTTCCGGGAGCAGATCAGGTGTTTGTTGCTGTACACGGGCGCAGCGCTGATGACGTCACCGCACTGGACACCGTTCAGGTGCACTATGATGATCAGAGCAAGGAGCTACAAGTCATCAGCCACGAGACCATCACTACTGACCTGTCTATAGACCTCACAGCTCCTGTaaaaagtg ACCTTTGTGTTGTTAGTTGTGGGAATGGCAGTGTGAATATCCAGAACATGGAAAGTGATCTATGTCAAGTAGAGACAGAGAAAGGTCACTGCATCCTTCAGTCAATCAAG TGTCACAAAGTGCAGGTACGGTCTAGTGGGGGAAACATCACGGGTATGGGCACCATccatggagatgtggagataaTCACCGCTGGACCCAGT AGAGTTGATATTAAGAAGGTCCAGGGAACATCCATGAATTTGTCCACAGAACATGGTCCACTAAATGTGAAAGCCATTTATGCTGAGTCCAGTGCTGTGGCTTCCTCTTCAGGGAAAATCCATATTGGGCATGTACACG ACAGCTCTAGTGGTTTCCTAACAGCTCACACTGATGCTGGAAATATTGATGCCTATGTGAGCCAAACAGGAACAGCAGAACTTCATACAAAACAAG gTGCTGTGAGCGTCCGTGTGCCGTCCACTTTAAAGGCCTGGGTGCGCTTGTGTGGAATGACAGTGGATGCCAGTTCAGAGATTGCTCAGGAGACACAAATCCAATCCTCTGATGGAAAAACTGTACTAACTG GGCCGCTGAATGGTGGCACTCAGGAGGACTGCTGGATCAGTGCCACTGCTGACAGAGGCGCCGTGGACGTCAAGACCCAGAGCTGGTTTGAGACACTTAAACTGGGGAGCTGA